The following coding sequences lie in one Musa acuminata AAA Group cultivar baxijiao chromosome BXJ3-1, Cavendish_Baxijiao_AAA, whole genome shotgun sequence genomic window:
- the LOC135628596 gene encoding transcription factor bHLH49-like isoform X1, with product MYSTQQSQNVVGTSTTSTLMAPCAAARVAQESSGNTWDPLAAVVRQMDSNEAHMISSYHIRLPLDQETGDLVADGGLSSCDNGRSQEDKSSFAPCHPHVPASSKRIAETNIKGNKRKSQAECGTSTSQSLEERVQAEEQHDVSFESGKAATGKDGKEQKNEVKRGGNNHKNDCTHVRAKRGQATNSHSLAERIRREKISERMRLLQDLVPGCSKINGKALMLEEIINYVQSLQRQVEFLSMKLATVDPELNFDLDQTLSGDVHSCYGGSAVLAFGPGMSSFQPHLYESTSQRVTQPEMFCTAPSPGDFLQAFLSQTNISQLGGAWHDEFHS from the exons ATGTATTCCACTCAACAATCCCAGAATGTTGTTGGAACATCAACAACATCCACTTTGATGGCTCCCTGTGCTGCTGCAAGAGTTGCCCAAGAGAGCTCAGGAAACACCTGGGATCCCCTGGCTGCAGTGGTCCGACAGATGGATTCTAACGAGGCACATATGATATCTTCTTACCACATTAGATTACCCCTAGACCAAGAAACAGGTGATTTGGTTGCTGATGGTGGTCTCTCATCCTGTGACAATGGAAGATCTCAGGAAGACAAGAGTTCTTTTGCTCCCTGCCATCCACATGTCCCTGCAAGTAGCAAGCGTATCGCTGAGACAAACATCAAAGGAAACAAGAGGAAGAGTCAAGCCGAGTGTGGTACTTCAACATCCCAGTCTCTAGAGGAAAGAGTTCAA GCTGAAGAACAGCATGATGTTTCATTTGAGTCTGGCAAAGCTGCGACAGGGAAAGATGGGAAGGAACAGAAGAATGAAGTCAAACGAGGTGGCAACAATCACAAGAATGATTGCACTCACGTCAGGGCTAAGCGAGGTCAGGCAACCAACAGCCACAGCCTTGCAGAGAGA ATTAGAAGGGAAAAGATCAGTGAAAGGATGAGACTTCTCCAGGATCTTGTTCCAGGGTGCAGCAAG ATTAACGGCAAGGCATTGATGCTTGAGGAGATCATCAATTATGTGCAGTCATTGCAACGCCAAGTTGAG TTCCTCTCAATGAAGCTTGCGACTGTAGATCCAGAACTGAACTTTGATCTTGATCAAACTCTTTCTGGAGAT GTCCATTCATGCTATGGAGGTTCAGCTGTTCTTGCATTTGGTCCAGGAATGAGCAGCTTCCAACCTCATTTGTATGAATCAACATCACAAAGAGTCACTCAACCTGAAATGTTCTGCACTGCTCCCAGTCCAGGGGACTTCCTGCAAGCCTTCCTCTCACAGACCAATATTTCTCAG TTAGGAGGAGCATGGCATGATGAGTTCCATTCCTGA
- the LOC135628596 gene encoding transcription factor BHLH094-like isoform X2, producing the protein MYSTQQSQNVVGTSTTSTLMAPCAAARVAQESSGNTWDPLAAVVRQMDSNEAHMISSYHIRLPLDQETGDLVADGGLSSCDNGRSQEDKSSFAPCHPHVPASSKRIAETNIKGNKRKSQAECGTSTSQSLEERVQAEEQHDVSFESGKAATGKDGKEQKNEVKRGGNNHKNDCTHVRAKRGQATNSHSLAERIRREKISERMRLLQDLVPGCSKINGKALMLEEIINYVQSLQRQVEVHSCYGGSAVLAFGPGMSSFQPHLYESTSQRVTQPEMFCTAPSPGDFLQAFLSQTNISQLGGAWHDEFHS; encoded by the exons ATGTATTCCACTCAACAATCCCAGAATGTTGTTGGAACATCAACAACATCCACTTTGATGGCTCCCTGTGCTGCTGCAAGAGTTGCCCAAGAGAGCTCAGGAAACACCTGGGATCCCCTGGCTGCAGTGGTCCGACAGATGGATTCTAACGAGGCACATATGATATCTTCTTACCACATTAGATTACCCCTAGACCAAGAAACAGGTGATTTGGTTGCTGATGGTGGTCTCTCATCCTGTGACAATGGAAGATCTCAGGAAGACAAGAGTTCTTTTGCTCCCTGCCATCCACATGTCCCTGCAAGTAGCAAGCGTATCGCTGAGACAAACATCAAAGGAAACAAGAGGAAGAGTCAAGCCGAGTGTGGTACTTCAACATCCCAGTCTCTAGAGGAAAGAGTTCAA GCTGAAGAACAGCATGATGTTTCATTTGAGTCTGGCAAAGCTGCGACAGGGAAAGATGGGAAGGAACAGAAGAATGAAGTCAAACGAGGTGGCAACAATCACAAGAATGATTGCACTCACGTCAGGGCTAAGCGAGGTCAGGCAACCAACAGCCACAGCCTTGCAGAGAGA ATTAGAAGGGAAAAGATCAGTGAAAGGATGAGACTTCTCCAGGATCTTGTTCCAGGGTGCAGCAAG ATTAACGGCAAGGCATTGATGCTTGAGGAGATCATCAATTATGTGCAGTCATTGCAACGCCAAGTTGAG GTCCATTCATGCTATGGAGGTTCAGCTGTTCTTGCATTTGGTCCAGGAATGAGCAGCTTCCAACCTCATTTGTATGAATCAACATCACAAAGAGTCACTCAACCTGAAATGTTCTGCACTGCTCCCAGTCCAGGGGACTTCCTGCAAGCCTTCCTCTCACAGACCAATATTTCTCAG TTAGGAGGAGCATGGCATGATGAGTTCCATTCCTGA